A single window of Saccharococcus thermophilus DNA harbors:
- a CDS encoding IS701 family transposase — protein sequence MNRLAHHQGIHKFFTMLGLALYFSKPVMKHLVHIVDALTTKGFAGTLTDLHHWSFHPNHRTTLSHFFTKSPWDEETLLRKLQQWMLRRVERIAKQESQPLFVSIDDTICQKTKPSSQATHAIQGCDWHYSHTEKKSIWGHSLVWLMVHTMTQAFPFAFRLYDKAAGKSKGELAIEMLSSLDVHRPVYVLMDSWYPSQTLVEACLKKGFHVIAMLKANRLLYPKGIAVQVREFARYIEPKDTHLVTVGEERYRVYRYEGSLKGLDDAVVLLAWKADQPMTSEHLHCVLSTDRDLSDEEILRYYAQRWSIECFFRQAKDQLKLDGYRVRGRRAVKRYWILVQLAYVYSMFESNSDFSDGLDLLRKRKGHSLVEFIYRAAKQNIPIDTVKKQLHVA from the coding sequence ATGAATAGATTAGCACATCATCAAGGAATCCACAAGTTTTTCACGATGTTGGGGTTGGCCCTTTATTTTTCAAAACCTGTCATGAAGCATCTCGTTCATATCGTGGATGCGCTGACCACCAAAGGATTTGCGGGAACATTGACCGATCTTCATCATTGGAGCTTTCATCCGAACCACCGCACGACACTCAGCCATTTTTTCACGAAAAGCCCTTGGGATGAAGAGACGCTGCTTCGCAAACTTCAACAGTGGATGCTTCGTCGTGTCGAACGCATCGCCAAACAGGAGAGTCAACCCCTTTTTGTTTCGATCGATGATACGATTTGCCAAAAAACCAAGCCTTCGTCACAGGCAACGCACGCCATTCAAGGGTGTGATTGGCACTATTCTCACACAGAGAAAAAGTCGATCTGGGGACATTCTCTCGTTTGGCTCATGGTTCATACGATGACCCAGGCTTTTCCCTTTGCGTTCCGCCTCTACGACAAGGCGGCTGGGAAAAGCAAGGGGGAACTCGCGATCGAGATGCTTTCTTCTTTGGATGTACACCGTCCTGTTTATGTGCTGATGGACTCTTGGTATCCATCGCAAACGCTCGTGGAAGCTTGTCTGAAAAAGGGATTCCACGTAATCGCAATGCTCAAGGCCAATCGGCTTCTTTATCCAAAAGGCATTGCGGTTCAGGTGAGGGAGTTTGCCCGCTACATCGAACCGAAAGACACTCACCTCGTCACGGTGGGAGAAGAGCGTTATCGGGTTTATCGCTACGAAGGCTCTCTCAAAGGTCTCGATGATGCCGTGGTGCTGCTCGCTTGGAAAGCCGATCAGCCGATGACATCGGAACATCTTCACTGCGTCTTGAGCACCGACCGGGATCTAAGCGATGAAGAGATCTTGCGCTACTATGCCCAGCGTTGGTCGATCGAATGTTTTTTCCGTCAAGCGAAAGACCAGCTGAAACTCGATGGATACCGCGTTCGCGGACGTCGGGCGGTGAAACGCTACTGGATCTTGGTGCAGCTTGCTTACGTGTACAGCATGTTCGAGTCGAACAGCGATTTTTCTGATGGGCTCGATCTTCTGCGCAAGAGAAAAGGACATAGCCTCGTGGAGTTCATTTACCGTGCAGCGAAACAAAATATTCCCATTGATACCGTGAAAAAACAGCTCCACGTGGCATAA